The Natrinema amylolyticum genome includes the window CCGGCCAGTCCGACGGCGTGCAACCGCTCGATCGCTGCGCGCTTTTCGTCGGTTCCGTGCCAGCCGAGCAGTTCCCGCCAGGCCGGTTCGTGGCCGAGCGCGCCGTCGAGGACGTTCTCGAGTGCGGACTTGCAGTCGATCAGTGCACCCGCCTGAAACACGAGCGCGACGTCCGTCGGCTCGGCCCGTCTCCCGTCGAGTCGGATCGTCCCCGAATCGGGGCGTTCGAGTCCGTTCACACAGCGCAGCAGCGTCGTTTTACCGGCACCCGATCGGCCGATCAGAACGGTCAGTTCGCCGGGTTCGAGCTCGAAATCGATGTCGCTCACCGCGATCTCGTCCCCGTATCGCTTTTCGACGGCGGTAGCGCTGAGCATCGACGCGGGCTTAGTTGTCGTCCGTTTCCTCCTCGAGGTCCGCGACCTCGACGCCCATCTCCTCGGCGACGCTCCGAACCGGGTCGTACGTTCCGGGCTCGACGGGACCGTACCGGTCGACTCGATGGTCCTCGAGCGCGTCGTCGGGCGCCTCGATCAGCCGCTCGCTCAGTCGTTCGCGGACGGACTCGGGCGTGTCCGGTTTGGCGACGACCGGATCGAACGGGATCGGATCGCTCTCGGCGAGCTTGACGATCGCGTCGTCGTCCGGATGCTGGAAGTCGCCATAGGCGGCCGCGTCGACGTGGCCGTTCTCGAGCGCCTGCAATGCGGCGTCGTGGCCGAACGACCACTCGATGTCGAAATCGGCCGGTTCGGTATCGATATCTCCCGCGTCGAGGCCGGCCTCGGCGAGCATGTACCGCGGGAACATCCCCCCGCTCGTACTCAACGGATCGACCATCGCGACCGTCGTCCCGTCGAGGTCGCCGAGTGTCTCGATATCCGTTTCGTCCCGGGTGGCGATGTAGGTGTGATACGCGTCGCTCCCGTGAGACCAGTTGATCGCCAGCGGATGGATGCCGTCCTCTCGTGCGAGAACGTAGATGATCGGCGAGAGATTCGCCAGTTCCGTGTGGCCCTGGACGACGCTCTCGACGACTGCGCTGTAGCTGGTCGTCGGCGTTCCCTCGACCGAGTCGACTTCCTCGAACCCGTTTGCGAGCCACTCGAAGGTCCCCGCGTACTGCTGCTCGAGTTCCTCCGCATCCTGAAACGGCGGAAGAGCGAACTCGATTGTCCCGTCCGCCCAGGCACCAACCGGGTGTTCGTCGCTGTCAATATCCGTTCCGTCGAGGTCGGCGAGACAACCCGCAGCGCCGACGGTAGCACTGCTCGCGAGGAGTCCGAGATACGTTCGTCGATTCACAGCCGCAATCAGTACCACCCAGGTATAACACCAACGAATACGTCGCGTACTGCCCGAGTTGCGGCGACCGGGTGCACTCTCGCTCGAGCACAAAGATAGCTATTAACCGTCGTCGGACGAACGGCCGGGCATGACACGCTCGAGCGCTCCCGGGAAGGTGTACCTGTTCGGGGAGCACGCGGTGGTTTACGGCGAACCCGCCGTTCCATGTGCGATCGAACGGCGGGCGCGAGTGGCGGTGCACAGACGCGACGACGGACGGCTGCGGGTCAACGCCGAGGACCTCAGCCTGAACGGGTTCACGGTCGAGTACGGAGCCACGGCGGACGGCCGACCCGATGTCGACGTGCCGGAATCCCTGGTGACGGCGGCGACGCAGTACGTCGACGGCGCGATCGAACAGGTCCGGGACGTCACCGGGAAGGACGACGCCGGCTTCGACGTCACGATCGAGAGCGACATTCCGCTGGGTGCCGGCCTCGGTTCCTCGGCGGCGGTCGTCGTCGCAGCCATCGACGCGGCGACCCGCGAACTCGGCGTCACCCTCGAGCCCGAGGAACTCGCCGAGCGGGCCTATCAGACGGAGTCTAAGGTCCAGGACGGGCAGGCCTCGCGGGCCGACACGTTCTGTTCGGCGACCGGCGGCGCGGTCCGCGTCGAGGGCGACGACTGTCGCTCGCTCGAGGCACCGGATCTGCCGATCGTGATCGGGTTCGACGGCGGCGCGGGCGACACCGGCCAACTGGTCGCGGGCGTCCGCGACCTGCGCGAGGAGTACGACTTCGCGGCCCACACGGTCGAAGCCATCGGCGACGTGGTTCGGAACGGCGAGGACGCGCTCGCCGACGGCGACGTCGATGAGATCGGGCGGCTGATGGACTTCAATCACGGGCTCCTCGCCGCGCTGGGGGTCTCCTCGCGCTCGCTCGACACGATGGTCTGGGCGGCCCGCGACGCGGGTGCCCGCGGCGCGAAGCTCACCGGTGCCGGCGGGGGCGGCTGTATCGTCGCGCTGGACCCCACCGAGGAGACGGAGACGGCCCTCTCCTTTACCCCGGGCTGTGAGGACGCCTTCCGCGCGGAACTCGCCGAAACGGGGGTGGAGCGACTCGAATGATCGTCCTGAAACTCGGCGGCAGCGTCATCACGGAGAAGGACCGACCGGAGACCCTCGACGGCGAGGCGCTCGAGCGGGCGGCGGACGCGATCGCGGCGGCGCGGGACGGCGGTCGCGAAGACCTCGTCGTCGTCCACGGCGGCGGGAGCTTCGGTCACCACAACGCGAGCGAACACGGCGTCAGTACGACCGACGGAACGCGCGACGCGAGCGCGGCGCTCGCGATCCACGGCGCGATGAAGACCCTGAATCAGTTCGTCCTGAGACGGCTGCTCGAGCGCGACGTCCAAGCGGTGCCGGTACACCCCTTCTCGGCGGGCCACCGCGACGGCGAGGGGGAACTCGACCTGCCGACCGGACAGGTCGAAACGATGCTCGAGGAAGGGTTCGTCCCCGTCCTTCACGGCGACGTGATCGCCCACGCCGGCGCGGGTGCGACCGTCGTCAGCGGCGACGAACTCGTGGCGGCCCTCGCTCGGGCGCTCGAAGCGGACCGGGTCGGGCTCTGCTCGACGGTTCCCGGCGTGTTGGACGAGGCGGACGCCGTGATCGATCGAATCGACGACTTCGAGAGCGTCGCCGACGTGCTCGGGGCGAGCGAGGCGACCGACGTGACCGGCGGGATGGCCGGCAAAGTGCGGACGCTGCTCGCGCTCGAGGCCGAGGCGTCGATCTTCGGGCTCGAGTCGCTCGAGTCGTTCCTCGGCGGCGAGAATCCGGGAACGACGATCGATTGAACGCGAGAGCGGAGGAGAGCGAGGGCCGAGGACGGACGGTCTTTTTTTATCGGGTCCAGAACCCGCCGGTGAACATGACGAGGACGGGGATGATCTCGAGGCGGCCGATCCACATGAGGAAGATCATCAGGAGTTTCGAACTCACCGGGAAGTTCAGGTAGCTCCCGAAGGGGCCGAGAGAGCCGAAACCGGGGCCGATGTTCCCGATCGTCGCGAGGCTCGCGCTGAACGCCTCGAGCGGCGTCAGCGAGTAGCCGATACGGTTCGCGTCGAGTGCGATGAGAAATGCGGCGATACCGAAGATGAACAGGTAGAGAAAGGTGAAGCCGAGCACGCCGCGGATGGCGTCCTCGTCAACCACGTTGCCGCCGAGTCGAATCGGGCGGACGACTTCCGGATGGGAGGCCGTGAACAGCTCCCGACGCAGAACCTTGAACACGATCAGCCACCGAACGACCTTGACGCCACCGCCGGTCGAACCGGCACAGCCGCCGATGAGCATCGCGAAGAGGAGCACGATTTTGCCCGTCGAGGACCACTCGGCGAAGTCGCTGGTCGCGTAGCCGGTCGAATTCAACAGGGATCCGATCTGGAAGGCGCTCTGCCGCAGTGAGTTTTCGAACACGCCCTCCGTCACGCCGCCGAGACTCTGCAGTGCCGGGGCGGCGCCGGTATAGAGGACCCCTGCGAGCAAGATGGTTAGCCCGATGATCGCACCGATGTAGGTGCGAAACTCCGAGTTGCGAACGAAGCGGTGGCCCTCGCCGCTGAAGACGTGCCAGAACAGGGCGAAGTTCGTCCCGGCGATGATCATGAACGGGATGACGGTCCACTGCACGATCGGGGAGAACGCCGCAATGCTGTCGGCCTCCGGCGAGAATCCGCCCGTCGGGAGCGTCGTGAACCCGTGGGCGATCGCGTTGTAGAGGTCCATATTGGGGGCCATCCCGGCGAGATGGAGTCCGTAGAGAATGCCGATGTAAACGACGGTGAACGCGAAGTAGACGAGCCAGAGGATGCGCGCCGTCTCGGCGATTCGCGGCGTGAGTTTCTGTAACTGCGGTCCCGGGGCTTCCGACTCGACGAGCTGTGCCCCGCTGACCGCCAATTCGGGGAGGATCGCGACCATCAACACGATGATCCCCATCCCGCCCAGCCACTGGGTGAGCTGTCGCCACATCAGGAGGGCGTGCGAGTGGCGCTCGAACGAGATCTCACCGAGGACGGTCGCTCCGGTCGTCGTAAAGCCGGACATCGACTCGAACAGGGCGTTGACGGGATGAGCGAGCGTCGATTCGGTCCCCCAACCCGCGATCACGTACGGCACCGCGCCGATGACCGCCACTGCCAGCCACGACATCGCCACGAAGAGCATCGCCTCGCGGATCTCCAGGTCCGGTTCGGGGCTCAGTCGCTCGAGGCCGTAGCCGACGGCGATCGTGAGCGCGATCGTCGCGACGAAGGGAAACACGGGGTCGCTGTAGATGAGCGCCACGACGATCGGGATCACTAGCGGGACGGAGAGGTACTTGAGAACGGTCCCGACGAGCGCGACGCTGGCGCGCCAGTCAGTACGGATCCGCATAGAACACCCCACTCGGGCAGTGACGTCTGGACACGGTATGTAACGGCATTTTGGCTGGATCCTATTAATCCATCGTAACGTGACACTCCCTGAACGACCTCATTGTAGACCAGCAAAAACGGGCAGACCGGCGAAGAGCGGATTGGAGCAGGAGAACCCGTTCGGTCAGCTGTGCCGAGAGTCTATATATGAACCGTGCGTACTGTAAACTATGAGCGTTCGAGTACCAAGCGTTCGCCACCCGCACTCGTTTTACGACGTCTTCAGCGTCGTCGCTGCCGCGGTGGCGATCATGGCCCTCGTCCTCGCCGTCCGGTACGGGTCTGTCGTCCGGCTCGAGATGGCCGTCTTCATGGCGATCGTCTTCCTGTGGGTCGGCTGGGCGATCGACGGGATCCTCGAGCGGTCCGAAGAGCGATCGGTCGGCGAACGGAGAGCGCTCCGGAACGGCAAACGGAGATAGCGCGAGTGCACTGTTCTGCGGCCACTGTTTCCGATCGCGGGCGGAGAGAGAACGAATCGCTGTCCGTTCGTTGAAGCGATCCAAGAGAGGGAAAGACCGCGAGCCGAATAGTCCGACGATCGAGGCGGCGGGTGCGAGGCCGACGACGGATATCGACCGGAGCGCCCTCAGAGCAGTTCGATGACCTCGTCGAGGGCGGCCGCGGCGACGAAGACGATCACGTGATCGCCGGGTTCGACGACCGTCGACCCGCGGGGCGTGATGTGCGTCCCGCTCCGGGAAATCGCTCCGATCACGACCCCTTCGGGGAGGTCGTCCGTCGAATCGGCGATCTCTCGGCCGACGAGGACGCTGTCGGGGCCGACCTCGATCTCGATGACCTCGGCGAGGTCGTGCTCGAGCATCGCGACCTTCTCGGTGTTGTCCGCTCGGGTGAAGCGGACGATCTCTTCGGCGGTCTCCTCGCGGGGATTGATGGCGACGTCGACGCCGACGGTCTCGAAGAGGTCGGCGTACTCCGGGGTTTCGATGACGGCGACGGTGCGTTCGACGCCGAGGCGGTCGGCGAGCAGGGAGACGAGCAGGTTCTTCTCGTCGCTGTCGAGGGCGGCGATCACGACGTCGGCCTCGCCGACGTGCTCGCGGGCGAGGAACTCCTGATTGGTCGCGTCGCTCTCCATGACCATCGTGTTCGGGAGCGACTCGGCGACCTCGCGAGCGCGGTCGTGATCCTGTTCGATCAGCCGCGGACGAAAGCCGTGGTCCTCGAACTCGCGGGCCGTCTGGAACCCGATCTCGCTGGCGCCGACGATGACGACCTCTTCGGCCTCTTCGGGCGTCGTGGCCACCTCGTCGGCGAAGTCGTTGATCGAATCCGGGCTCCCGATGACGACGATACGGTCGCCGCCCCGAATGACCGTATCACCGCGGGTGACGACCATCTCGTCGTCCCGAAAGATCGCGGCGAAGGTGAGCGAATCGTAGCAGTCGGCCTCGCTGACGGTCCGGTCCGCGATCGCGCTGTCCGCCGGAATGTCGAACTCGGCCATCCGGATGAGACCGCCGGCGAACGTATCGACGTCGTGGGCGCTCGGCAACCCGGAGATCCGGAAGATCGCCTGTGCGGTCAACAGGTCGGTACAGACCATGAAGTCGACGCCGAAGGCACCCTGGGAGCCCTGCCACGTCTCGAGCAGCGTCCGGCGTCGGACTCGTGCGATCGTGAACGCGTCCGAGGCGGCCTTTGCCGCACCGCAGACGACCGCGTTCGTCTCGTCGTTGTCCGTACAGGCGATGACCAGGCCCGCTTGCTCGAGCCCCGCCTCGCGCAGCGTCTCGAGGTCGGTGCCGTCGCCGCGGATCGTGAGCACGTCCAGCGAGTAGGTGAGTTCCTCGGCGACGTCGGCGTCGCGGTCGATCAGGGCCACGTCGTGGGTCTCTTCCAAGTTGGCGGCGATCGATCGACCCACCTCGCCGGCCCCGACGATGATCACGTACACGACGATCCCTCCGAAATCATAGTTACTGACACTCGTTTCGGAGCGACAGGCAAATGAATTGCGGTGTCAGAAGGGGTCCCCCTATCCACCGCCGAGAGATCCGAGACTACCGAGACGGCCGGTATCAGGGCTGACGATCCAACCCACTGCGTTTTTAACACCCGGGCGTGTACAGGGCACTAGCGAAACCCGCGGGCAAGTGCGTTCGGGGCTTGCGATGTCGCGAGCTATCGAAGACGGAACCGCCGTCGCACCGAGCGCATAGCGGGATGGCCGACGCGCTGCAAGACGCCGGGGCCGTACGACTAGGCGTCCGCGGACCGTTTCGATGAGAGTCCATTCAGCGGCTTTCAGTGCTACGAACCATGGAAATCGAAATCGCAACCATTGGCGGCTACGAAGAAGTCGGACGGCAGATGACTGCCGTTCGCGCCGGCGACGACGTCGTCATCTTCGACATGGGTCTGAACCTCTCGCAGGTCCTGATCCACGACAACGTCGAAACCGAGCGGATGCACAGTCTCGACCTGATCGACATGGGCGCAATCCCGGACGATCGGGTCATGAGCGACCTCGAGGGCGACGTGAAGGCCATCGTGCCGACCCACGGCCACTTGGACCACATCGGTGCCATCTCGAAGTTGGCTCACCGGTACGACGCGCCGGTCGTCGCGACGCCGTTTACGATCGAACTGGTCAAACAGCAGATCGAGGGCGAGCAGAAGTTCGGCGTCGAGAACGACCTGATCAAGATGGAGGCCGGCGAGACGATGTCGCTGGGCGACTCCGGCGAGGTCGACCTCGAGTTCGTCAACGTCACGCACTCGATCATCGACGCGATCAACCCCGTCCTCCACACGCCGGAGGGGGCGGTCGTCTACGGGCTGGACAAACGGATGGACCACACGCCAGTCATTGGCGACCCAATCGACATGGAGCGGTTCCGTGAGATCGGCCGCGAAGGTGAGGGCGTCCTCTGTTACATCGAGGACTGTACCAACGCGAACAAGAAGGGACGGACCCCCTCCGAGAACGTCGCCCGCGAACACCTCCGCGACGTCCTCTACAGCATGGAGGACTACGACGGCGGTATCGTCGCCACCACGTTCTCGAGTCACATCGCCCGCGTGACGAGCCTCGTCGAGTTTGCCAAAGACATCGGCCGCCAGCCCGTGTTGCTGGGCCGCTCGATGGAGAAGTACTCCGGGACGGCGGAACGACTCGACTTCGTCGACTTCCCCGACGATCTGGGGATGTTCGGCCACCGCAAGTCCGTCGATCGCACGTTCAAACGGATCATGAACGAGGGCAAGGAGAACTACCTGCCGATCGTCACCGGCCACCAGGGCGAGCCCCGCGCAATGCTTACCCGAATGGCTCGCGGCGAGACTCCCTACGAGCTGGAAGACGGCGACAAGGTCGTCTTCTCCGCCCGCGTGATCCCGGA containing:
- the trkA gene encoding Trk system potassium transporter TrkA, which codes for MYVIIVGAGEVGRSIAANLEETHDVALIDRDADVAEELTYSLDVLTIRGDGTDLETLREAGLEQAGLVIACTDNDETNAVVCGAAKAASDAFTIARVRRRTLLETWQGSQGAFGVDFMVCTDLLTAQAIFRISGLPSAHDVDTFAGGLIRMAEFDIPADSAIADRTVSEADCYDSLTFAAIFRDDEMVVTRGDTVIRGGDRIVVIGSPDSINDFADEVATTPEEAEEVVIVGASEIGFQTAREFEDHGFRPRLIEQDHDRAREVAESLPNTMVMESDATNQEFLAREHVGEADVVIAALDSDEKNLLVSLLADRLGVERTVAVIETPEYADLFETVGVDVAINPREETAEEIVRFTRADNTEKVAMLEHDLAEVIEIEVGPDSVLVGREIADSTDDLPEGVVIGAISRSGTHITPRGSTVVEPGDHVIVFVAAAALDEVIELL
- a CDS encoding isopentenyl phosphate kinase is translated as MIVLKLGGSVITEKDRPETLDGEALERAADAIAAARDGGREDLVVVHGGGSFGHHNASEHGVSTTDGTRDASAALAIHGAMKTLNQFVLRRLLERDVQAVPVHPFSAGHRDGEGELDLPTGQVETMLEEGFVPVLHGDVIAHAGAGATVVSGDELVAALARALEADRVGLCSTVPGVLDEADAVIDRIDDFESVADVLGASEATDVTGGMAGKVRTLLALEAEASIFGLESLESFLGGENPGTTID
- a CDS encoding phosphonate ABC transporter ATP-binding protein, with the translated sequence MLSATAVEKRYGDEIAVSDIDFELEPGELTVLIGRSGAGKTTLLRCVNGLERPDSGTIRLDGRRAEPTDVALVFQAGALIDCKSALENVLDGALGHEPAWRELLGWHGTDEKRAAIERLHAVGLAGDADRRVGDLSGGERQRVGIARALQQEPRVLLADEPVASLDPATARSVLELLAAVVHERRLVGLVSLHQPRLARDLADRYLGLSDDRVALDAPASVTDEAAIAAVYDD
- a CDS encoding ribonuclease J, yielding MEIEIATIGGYEEVGRQMTAVRAGDDVVIFDMGLNLSQVLIHDNVETERMHSLDLIDMGAIPDDRVMSDLEGDVKAIVPTHGHLDHIGAISKLAHRYDAPVVATPFTIELVKQQIEGEQKFGVENDLIKMEAGETMSLGDSGEVDLEFVNVTHSIIDAINPVLHTPEGAVVYGLDKRMDHTPVIGDPIDMERFREIGREGEGVLCYIEDCTNANKKGRTPSENVAREHLRDVLYSMEDYDGGIVATTFSSHIARVTSLVEFAKDIGRQPVLLGRSMEKYSGTAERLDFVDFPDDLGMFGHRKSVDRTFKRIMNEGKENYLPIVTGHQGEPRAMLTRMARGETPYELEDGDKVVFSARVIPEPTNEGQRYQAEKLLGMQGARVYDDIHVSGHLNQEGHYEMLDALQPQNIIPAHQDMSGYSSYVNLCESEGYKMGRDLHVTRNGNLIQLVD
- the mvk gene encoding mevalonate kinase → MTRSSAPGKVYLFGEHAVVYGEPAVPCAIERRARVAVHRRDDGRLRVNAEDLSLNGFTVEYGATADGRPDVDVPESLVTAATQYVDGAIEQVRDVTGKDDAGFDVTIESDIPLGAGLGSSAAVVVAAIDAATRELGVTLEPEELAERAYQTESKVQDGQASRADTFCSATGGAVRVEGDDCRSLEAPDLPIVIGFDGGAGDTGQLVAGVRDLREEYDFAAHTVEAIGDVVRNGEDALADGDVDEIGRLMDFNHGLLAALGVSSRSLDTMVWAARDAGARGAKLTGAGGGGCIVALDPTEETETALSFTPGCEDAFRAELAETGVERLE
- a CDS encoding phosphate/phosphite/phosphonate ABC transporter substrate-binding protein; amino-acid sequence: MNRRTYLGLLASSATVGAAGCLADLDGTDIDSDEHPVGAWADGTIEFALPPFQDAEELEQQYAGTFEWLANGFEEVDSVEGTPTTSYSAVVESVVQGHTELANLSPIIYVLAREDGIHPLAINWSHGSDAYHTYIATRDETDIETLGDLDGTTVAMVDPLSTSGGMFPRYMLAEAGLDAGDIDTEPADFDIEWSFGHDAALQALENGHVDAAAYGDFQHPDDDAIVKLAESDPIPFDPVVAKPDTPESVRERLSERLIEAPDDALEDHRVDRYGPVEPGTYDPVRSVAEEMGVEVADLEEETDDN
- a CDS encoding TrkH family potassium uptake protein yields the protein MRIRTDWRASVALVGTVLKYLSVPLVIPIVVALIYSDPVFPFVATIALTIAVGYGLERLSPEPDLEIREAMLFVAMSWLAVAVIGAVPYVIAGWGTESTLAHPVNALFESMSGFTTTGATVLGEISFERHSHALLMWRQLTQWLGGMGIIVLMVAILPELAVSGAQLVESEAPGPQLQKLTPRIAETARILWLVYFAFTVVYIGILYGLHLAGMAPNMDLYNAIAHGFTTLPTGGFSPEADSIAAFSPIVQWTVIPFMIIAGTNFALFWHVFSGEGHRFVRNSEFRTYIGAIIGLTILLAGVLYTGAAPALQSLGGVTEGVFENSLRQSAFQIGSLLNSTGYATSDFAEWSSTGKIVLLFAMLIGGCAGSTGGGVKVVRWLIVFKVLRRELFTASHPEVVRPIRLGGNVVDEDAIRGVLGFTFLYLFIFGIAAFLIALDANRIGYSLTPLEAFSASLATIGNIGPGFGSLGPFGSYLNFPVSSKLLMIFLMWIGRLEIIPVLVMFTGGFWTR